The genomic interval CCATCGAAGAAGTCAAACGTACCTGTTCCTCGAATTCAAACAAGGCCCGTTCCATGGAGCAGGGTTCCACACTTTTCTGCCCCATGGAAGACATTAATCCCCGACGATGCAACTCAACGGCCAGCCCCTCCGGTCCCAATTGCGCCAATAGCTGGTCCAGAAGCCTGTTTGCACTAGCAATATGCTGCGGTACAGGAATCGGCATCGAAATCACCTCCAATCGATGATGGCAAGCGTAAAGTTTTTTGGATTATGTCTGCGGCATCCTGGTAATGCTGCTGCGTGACATGCACATACCGTTCCGTTGTATTCAACTTACTATGTCTCGCCAATCGATTCACACGGAGATAATCACCGGTTTCGAGAAGCAAGTGCGTGCAGAAAGCATGTCGAAATACACGAGGAAACGAATCATGCGGCCAACCCGAGATCGTTGCAAACATCCGGAAAACCATGTGCATATAACGGTTAGACATTTTTTCCCCGGAGCAAGTGGTAAAAACGTCTCCCGTATTCTTCCCTTGGAGCTTTTGCAGATCCTTGAACGAATCCTTTAATGGACCAATCAATGGCATACGATTCCATTTCCCGCCTTTCGCAAGAAACTCAATTTCCCCTCCCTCTACATCCACACCTTCCCACTGAAATCCCAATGCCTCTCCCGGCCTCAACCCCAACAAATACATCGTTCCAAACAGACAAAAGTGCATTTCGGGCATGGGGGAATATTCCATCACAACCTCAAAAAAGTGCTTGATTTGATGTGGAGCAGGAATCCACCAATCAA from Effusibacillus pohliae DSM 22757 carries:
- a CDS encoding tyrosine-type recombinase/integrase; the encoded protein is MHPWVVAYQADLRSKGRKGNSVRGQGYIAQDFMDWLGTLPKFQSSEVSAISLYALTYHDVSDYLKVLKRKVLSGETTENSASHTSTITLSFLRFCRKRFGLQDVVRDLTGLPQGETIDWWIPAPHQIKHFFEVVMEYSPMPEMHFCLFGTMYLLGLRPGEALGFQWEGVDVEGGEIEFLAKGGKWNRMPLIGPLKDSFKDLQKLQGKNTGDVFTTCSGEKMSNRYMHMVFRMFATISGWPHDSFPRVFRHAFCTHLLLETGDYLRVNRLARHSKLNTTERYVHVTQQHYQDAADIIQKTLRLPSSIGGDFDADSCTAAYC